CATCCATTTCTGGCATCATCATGTCCATCAACACAACACTGATTTGATCTTGGTGCTGCAAATATATAGTGATCGCCTCCAAGCCGTCACTGGCTGTAAGGACTCTATAATTCGATTTTTCGAGTGATGTCTTAGTAATTTCTCGGATTGGGGCTTCATCATCAACAACTAGAATTAATTCTCCCTGCCCTTGCAGCAGTTCTTGATTGATTGATGTTGACTCTGGAGTAGCCAAAACTGTTGGCAGAAATACGCGAAATTTTGTTCCTTTGCCAATTGCACTTTCCACAGTCACAAAACCACCATGACTTTTAATAATGCCGATGACTGTTGACAAACCCAGCCCTGTACCTTTGCCTTGCTCTTTAGTAGTGAAAAAAGGCTCGAAAATTCGCAATAAAACTTCCGATTTCATGCCGATTCCCGTATCGGCAACAGCGATCGCACTGTAGTGACCAACAGCAGCGTCAAGATTCATCCGGGCATAATTTTCATCAATGAAAATATTCTCTAAATGAAGGCTCAACTTGCCACCATCAGGCATGGCATCGCGAGCATTAACTACTAGATTCATTAAGACCTGATGCAGTTGGGTAACATCTCCAGAAACCGCACAAAGTTCTGGTGATATATTTAATTCCACTTCAATCGATTTGGGAAATGTCTCTTTAACAATATGCTGAATTTCTAATAGCAAGTGCTTGAGTTCTAAAATCGTGTGCTTACCTTCTACACCACGGGCAAACGACAGAACTTGTTTGACCAAAGCTGCGCCGCGTTTAGCACTCGTTTCAATTATGCTCAGTAACCGCTGTTGCTTCTCGACGCTGAGTTGTGTCTTCATTAACAGTTGGGATGAGGTAATAATTGGTGTCAATACATTATTGAGGTCATGGGAAATGCCGCCCGCAAGAGTCCCAATGCTCTCTAAACGCTGGGCTTGGAGAAATTGCGCTTCCAGTTGTTTTTTCTCTGTAATGTCGGTGTTGACAATCAGAATGGATTGCGGTTTTCCCAGGAAGTCGAGTACTAATGACCAGCGGCTGGAAACAATGATTTCTTTTCCTGCTTTTGTAACTTGGGATAGCTCCCCTTGCCAAGAGCCAGACTCAACTACAGATTGCTGGGCTTGTTGCAGTTGGGACGAAGTTGCAAAGGATATTAACTGATGGGCATTTCTATCCATCACCTCAGATGCCTTCCAACCATACAAATGCTCGGCACTTTTATTCCAGAATCGGATGTGGTTGTCTAGAGATTGGACAATAATTGCATCGTTAGCGACATCAAGCAAGGCGGCTTGTTCGCGGATTTTCTGTTCCGACTTTTGGCGTTCGATGAGTTCGCTTTGGATTTGCTGATAAAGTTCCGATTGCTGAATTGCGATCGCTAATTGCGTTGCTAACTGCTTGAGCAATTCTATTTCTAACTGTTGCCAATGTCGCGGTTGGGAACAGTGGTTAGCCACCAACAATCCCCATAATTTTTCACCTTGCACAATTGGTATGACTAAGTTAGCCCTAACTTCCAGCCGAGCCATTAAATCAATATGACATTGAGAAAAACCCGCCTTGTAAACATCTGCTACAGCTTGGGTGCGACCTTGTTGATATAGTTGGCGGCAATTAGGTTCTACAAAAAAGGAATCTTTGATAGTTGTTCCTAAAATAGGCAAACAGCCAATAGCTACAGATTCAACTACTACCGAGCCACTCCAATCTTCCCAGAAGCGGTAAATAAACACCCTCTCAGTTTGAAGAAACTGCCGAACTTCTGAGACTGTAGTATTAAGAATTTCTCTTAAGTCAAGAGACTGATGGATATGTTGTGCTATCTGTCCCACCAGTCGCTCGCGTTCAGCTTGCTTTTGCCTAACTTCCTCTTGATGCTGACGTGCAGTTAGTTCAGCCAGTTGTGCTGCTTGACTCTGGGATTCTAACCTGACTCTTTCACGATAGTTCCGAAAGAAGTCAGCCAAAGCAGGTTCCTCTTCCAGTAAAGGAGCCAAATGAGCGATCGCGCGCTGATCTGCTTCATAGGACACTTCTGGATGAAATTCCATCCATACAAGGCAAGACTTCACATAAGCGATAAATACAATCAGATGGTTGTAGTTTACATCCCCCAAAATCCGCCGCAACTCTTGACGACAATGCTCGGCTTGCTCTGACGCCACAGCAATAAATATTGCACAGTACAGCAGACTTGTTTCTAATGCTGAATTGAATTCTGGCCAAACACCTAGGGAATGAGAGTTAGTTACTAGTAAACTGAGATGTTCATCAATATCGATGATTGATGGAAAAGGAGATTGCAATAACTCCAAAACTTCCGCCGCACTCATCCCTAAAGGACGTAAAGTGCAACTATGGCAAATCATGCAGTAAGGAACTGCACAGAAGCGCGAAAGATAAGCAGAAAGTTTTTCTTTAAATAGATCTGGCAGTGGATTGTTTACATAAGCAGAAAGCGTCTGTTGCCAAAGATTTTCCAGCACTTGTGGAGTATTTTCTGCTGGTTCAAAAAAAGGTGGCACAAAACCAAATTTTGCTTGAATTTCTGCCTTAATTTGTTCGGCGCTTCGCTCTACAGTAATAATAGGTTTCTTTCCGTTTGATTCTGGCAGCATTACGATCTCAATTCGCTTGTACTCAGTAGTAGCAAGTTTTGCTGGATTATTAAGTATATTTTTAATCATTATTATTCAACTCTGCCTAAGTACATAGGGAGTAGATTAAAGGCAGTAATGCTTTACCAATTTCCGATTTAGTAACAAATCCATCAGCACCCACAGCCAGAGCAGCAGTGCGATATTCACTGCCATCATTGAGTGTTAAAACGACAACATATGGCGCACTTGAGTGTTGCTTAATCTGACGTGTTGCTTCCAGACCATTCATTCCTGGCATAGTCATATCCATCAGCACTAGATCTGGACACAATTGTGGCACTTGTACCAGCGCCTCTTCTCCTGAAAGAACACGCCCAACTATTTCGAGTTCCTTATCAATCGCTAAAAAGCGGGCAGCAGATTCGAGAAAAGCAAGGCTGTCATCTACTAAAAGAATGCGCACAGAAGGCATAATGTTAATTGGTAAGTGTCCAGAAAACTAGTATTACTGGTAGGTCAAGCTAAAAATATTATTTGACTTTTAGGAAAGTTTTCTCTTGTTTGTTGTACTTGATGTATACATTACGCTACCTCCTAGGATAGCTAAATCAGGAAAACCCTGAGATCCCAACAGAAAAATCCTGATATATTCCTGAGTCATTACCAGTCAAACAGAAGAGAAGCATTTGTTGGGTAAGCAATGCTTTCAAAACCCAAACATATTGGGTATTGCTCCACGCCAGATGTTGAGAA
The genomic region above belongs to Calothrix sp. NIES-2098 and contains:
- a CDS encoding multi-sensor hybrid histidine kinase — protein: MIKNILNNPAKLATTEYKRIEIVMLPESNGKKPIITVERSAEQIKAEIQAKFGFVPPFFEPAENTPQVLENLWQQTLSAYVNNPLPDLFKEKLSAYLSRFCAVPYCMICHSCTLRPLGMSAAEVLELLQSPFPSIIDIDEHLSLLVTNSHSLGVWPEFNSALETSLLYCAIFIAVASEQAEHCRQELRRILGDVNYNHLIVFIAYVKSCLVWMEFHPEVSYEADQRAIAHLAPLLEEEPALADFFRNYRERVRLESQSQAAQLAELTARQHQEEVRQKQAERERLVGQIAQHIHQSLDLREILNTTVSEVRQFLQTERVFIYRFWEDWSGSVVVESVAIGCLPILGTTIKDSFFVEPNCRQLYQQGRTQAVADVYKAGFSQCHIDLMARLEVRANLVIPIVQGEKLWGLLVANHCSQPRHWQQLEIELLKQLATQLAIAIQQSELYQQIQSELIERQKSEQKIREQAALLDVANDAIIVQSLDNHIRFWNKSAEHLYGWKASEVMDRNAHQLISFATSSQLQQAQQSVVESGSWQGELSQVTKAGKEIIVSSRWSLVLDFLGKPQSILIVNTDITEKKQLEAQFLQAQRLESIGTLAGGISHDLNNVLTPIITSSQLLMKTQLSVEKQQRLLSIIETSAKRGAALVKQVLSFARGVEGKHTILELKHLLLEIQHIVKETFPKSIEVELNISPELCAVSGDVTQLHQVLMNLVVNARDAMPDGGKLSLHLENIFIDENYARMNLDAAVGHYSAIAVADTGIGMKSEVLLRIFEPFFTTKEQGKGTGLGLSTVIGIIKSHGGFVTVESAIGKGTKFRVFLPTVLATPESTSINQELLQGQGELILVVDDEAPIREITKTSLEKSNYRVLTASDGLEAITIYLQHQDQISVVLMDMMMPEMDGLTTIRVLKQINSRIVTIAASGLTDSSQYSSALGTDVQAFLAKPYTLQELLNTLHGLLRA
- a CDS encoding LuxR family two component transcriptional regulator, with the protein product MPSVRILLVDDSLAFLESAARFLAIDKELEIVGRVLSGEEALVQVPQLCPDLVLMDMTMPGMNGLEATRQIKQHSSAPYVVVLTLNDGSEYRTAALAVGADGFVTKSEIGKALLPLIYSLCT